In a single window of the Subtercola sp. PAMC28395 genome:
- a CDS encoding error-prone DNA polymerase, protein MGFNNPAIPWSELEKKLSDTRRPGAPTDRDGGDGPAFSRKRQPYTPPPEPLRAPDPADDSPVVPYAELHAHSNFSFLDGASPPEELLEEAARLQMHGLALTDHDGFYGVVHLAEAAESHPGVSTIFGAELSLGLTKPQNGMADPEGSHLVILARKQKGYHRLAGAITSAQLATDAEKGRPLYDLELLADQARGGSGADGSEAVSAGPGVAGRGSTDSVEWMILTGCRKGVVRQALESEGLPGASRELDRLVALFGRENVLVELFDHGNPLDSDTNDALAALASKHRVNTVATGNVHYATPKQFPLAQALAAVRARRSLDDLEGWLPASAGSHLRSGSEMAARFARYPGAVERTVEVADDLSFQLRTAKPRLPRQKVPEGHTPMSWLRKLVADGMATHYPHATADNRARIEKELAVIEQKDFPGYFLIVHDIVHYARSQGILCQGRGSAANSAVCFILDITAVDSIFYKLPFERFLSSMRDEEPDIDVDFDSDRREEVIQYVYQKYGRRNAAQVANVITYRPKFAVRDMAKALGHSPGQQDAWSKQIERWGSTISTEEHDIPSEVIGLAEQVLKFPRHMGIHSGGMVLTDRPVGEVCPIENGRMDGRTVLQWDKDDCAWMGLVKFDLLGLGMLSALQHSLDLVREHLGEDWSLQSIPKEEQGVYDMLCRADSIGVFQVESRAQMGTLPRLQPRRFYDLVVEIALIRPGPIQGGAVHPYIRRKTGLEPVTYLHPLLEEPLERTLGVPLFQEQLMQVAQAVGGCSAEDADLLRRAMGSKRGVEKISSLREKLFAGMASNGIAPDVAEQIYQKIEAFANFGFAESHSNSFALLVYASSWFKLHYPAAFLASLLRAQPMGFYSPQTLVADARRHGVVVHRPDIQRSGVQAGLEPRDDIAVGATALPTGRHECILHDQPPVAVPFNRAIPADFAEHRRDGNLDVRLGLADVTSIGDKLAERIVAERDRGGLYRDMADVARRNDLNTTQMEALASAGAFTGLNLTRREALWEAGNAAQDRPEFLQGTHVSVQPPLLPMLSPTEQVIYDLWSTGISPDDHPVSHSRDWLNERGALSIAALETTENGRRIEVGGVVTHRQRPATASGITFVNLEDETGILNVICSVGVWSRYRRVAREAPAMVVRGIIERSPEGILNLVADRFELLPLGAPARSRDFR, encoded by the coding sequence ATGGGCTTCAACAACCCCGCCATCCCGTGGTCAGAGCTCGAGAAGAAGCTCTCTGACACGCGGCGTCCCGGCGCGCCCACCGACCGCGACGGGGGCGACGGGCCGGCCTTCTCGCGCAAACGACAGCCGTACACTCCCCCGCCCGAACCGCTCCGTGCACCCGATCCTGCCGATGACAGCCCGGTTGTGCCCTACGCCGAACTGCACGCCCACTCCAATTTCAGCTTTCTCGATGGTGCCTCGCCTCCCGAAGAGCTGCTCGAAGAAGCCGCACGGCTGCAGATGCACGGGCTCGCCCTCACCGACCATGACGGTTTCTACGGGGTCGTACACCTGGCCGAAGCCGCAGAATCGCACCCCGGCGTGAGCACGATCTTCGGCGCAGAGCTCTCGCTCGGGCTCACCAAGCCCCAGAACGGGATGGCAGACCCCGAGGGTTCGCACCTCGTCATCCTGGCCCGCAAGCAGAAGGGCTACCACCGGCTCGCCGGCGCCATCACCTCTGCCCAGCTCGCCACCGACGCCGAGAAGGGCAGGCCTCTCTACGATCTCGAGTTGCTGGCCGACCAGGCCCGCGGCGGTAGCGGAGCCGACGGCAGTGAGGCGGTTTCGGCCGGTCCTGGAGTGGCGGGCCGTGGTAGCACCGACAGTGTCGAGTGGATGATCCTCACCGGCTGCCGCAAGGGTGTCGTTCGCCAGGCGCTCGAATCCGAGGGGTTGCCAGGAGCCTCACGCGAGCTCGACCGGCTGGTCGCTCTCTTCGGCCGCGAGAACGTGCTGGTCGAACTCTTCGACCACGGCAACCCGCTCGACAGCGACACCAACGACGCACTGGCTGCGTTGGCGTCGAAGCACCGGGTGAACACCGTTGCGACCGGCAATGTGCACTACGCCACGCCGAAGCAGTTTCCGCTCGCGCAGGCCCTTGCGGCCGTTCGGGCACGGCGCAGCCTCGATGACCTCGAAGGGTGGTTGCCTGCATCCGCCGGCTCTCATCTTCGATCCGGTAGCGAGATGGCAGCCAGGTTCGCGCGGTACCCCGGGGCGGTCGAGCGTACGGTGGAGGTCGCCGACGACCTCTCTTTTCAGCTGCGCACCGCCAAACCGCGACTGCCCCGGCAGAAGGTGCCGGAGGGGCACACACCGATGAGCTGGTTGCGCAAGCTGGTCGCCGACGGCATGGCCACGCATTACCCCCATGCCACGGCCGACAACCGGGCGCGCATCGAGAAGGAGCTCGCCGTCATCGAACAGAAGGACTTTCCCGGGTACTTTCTGATCGTGCACGACATCGTGCACTACGCCCGAAGCCAGGGTATTCTCTGCCAGGGCCGTGGCTCGGCCGCCAATTCCGCCGTCTGCTTCATCCTCGACATCACGGCGGTCGATTCGATCTTCTACAAGCTGCCGTTCGAACGGTTTCTCTCGAGCATGCGTGACGAAGAACCCGACATCGACGTGGATTTCGATTCGGATCGACGAGAGGAGGTCATCCAGTACGTCTACCAGAAGTACGGGCGGCGCAACGCGGCGCAGGTCGCGAATGTCATCACCTACCGGCCGAAGTTCGCCGTGCGCGACATGGCGAAGGCGCTCGGGCACAGCCCCGGCCAACAGGATGCGTGGTCGAAGCAGATCGAGCGTTGGGGGTCGACGATCTCGACCGAGGAGCATGACATCCCTTCCGAGGTGATCGGGCTCGCTGAGCAGGTGCTGAAGTTCCCCCGTCACATGGGCATCCATTCGGGAGGAATGGTGCTCACCGACAGGCCGGTCGGCGAGGTCTGCCCCATCGAGAACGGGCGAATGGATGGCCGCACCGTTCTCCAGTGGGACAAAGACGATTGCGCGTGGATGGGCCTGGTGAAGTTCGACCTGCTCGGCCTCGGCATGCTCTCTGCCCTGCAGCACTCGCTCGACCTCGTCCGTGAGCACCTCGGTGAAGACTGGTCGCTGCAGAGCATCCCCAAAGAGGAGCAGGGGGTGTACGACATGCTGTGCCGGGCCGATTCGATCGGTGTCTTTCAGGTCGAGAGCCGCGCGCAGATGGGCACACTCCCCCGCCTGCAGCCGCGCCGGTTCTACGACCTCGTCGTCGAGATCGCGCTGATACGGCCCGGTCCCATCCAGGGTGGGGCCGTGCATCCGTACATTCGTCGAAAGACCGGGCTCGAACCCGTGACGTACCTGCACCCCTTGCTCGAAGAACCTCTCGAACGTACGCTCGGGGTACCGCTCTTCCAGGAGCAGCTCATGCAGGTCGCGCAGGCGGTGGGCGGGTGCTCGGCTGAAGACGCCGACCTGCTCCGCCGGGCCATGGGCTCCAAGCGCGGTGTCGAGAAGATCTCGTCCCTGCGCGAGAAGCTCTTCGCGGGCATGGCCTCCAACGGGATCGCCCCCGACGTCGCCGAGCAGATCTACCAGAAGATCGAGGCCTTCGCGAACTTCGGGTTCGCCGAGAGCCACTCGAACAGTTTTGCGCTGCTCGTCTACGCGAGCTCGTGGTTCAAGCTGCACTACCCGGCCGCGTTCCTCGCCTCGCTGCTGCGCGCCCAGCCGATGGGGTTCTACTCGCCGCAGACCCTGGTGGCGGATGCCCGGCGGCACGGCGTCGTCGTGCACCGCCCTGACATCCAGCGTTCGGGGGTGCAGGCCGGTCTCGAACCCCGAGACGACATCGCCGTCGGAGCCACCGCCCTGCCGACCGGTCGGCACGAGTGCATCCTGCACGACCAGCCGCCGGTCGCCGTGCCGTTCAACCGCGCGATCCCGGCCGATTTCGCCGAGCACCGGCGTGACGGCAACCTCGACGTGCGCCTCGGCCTCGCCGACGTGACCTCGATCGGAGACAAGCTCGCCGAACGCATCGTGGCCGAACGCGACCGGGGTGGCCTCTACCGGGACATGGCCGACGTGGCCCGCCGCAACGACCTCAACACCACGCAGATGGAGGCCCTCGCCTCGGCGGGAGCGTTCACCGGCCTGAACCTGACGCGCCGCGAAGCGCTGTGGGAGGCCGGCAACGCCGCCCAGGACCGCCCAGAATTCCTGCAGGGCACGCACGTCAGCGTGCAGCCGCCTCTGTTACCGATGCTGAGCCCCACCGAGCAGGTGATCTACGACCTCTGGAGCACCGGGATCTCGCCAGACGACCACCCTGTCTCGCACTCGCGTGACTGGCTGAATGAGCGCGGAGCGCTCTCGATCGCCGCCCTCGAGACCACGGAGAACGGCCGCCGGATCGAGGTGGGCGGGGTCGTCACGCACCGGCAGCGACCGGCCACGGCGAGCGGAATCACCTTCGTCAACCTCGAAGATGAGACGGGCATCCTGAACGTGATCTGCAGCGTGGGGGTCTGGAGCCGTTATCGCCGTGTTGCCCGCGAGGCCCCCGCCATGGTTGTGCGCGGAATCATCGAGCGCTCCCCCGAGGGCATTCTGAACCTCGTGGCCGACCGCTTCGAGTTGCTGCCGCTCGGTGCCCCCGCCCGCTCCCGCGACTTTCGCTGA
- the polA gene encoding DNA polymerase I, with protein MPDTEQPTLLIVDGHSLAFRAFYALPVDSFQTRDGQHTNAIHGFVSMLLNLLKNEKPTHVAVAFDISRFSFRTREYPEYKGTRGETPPEFMGQVPLLKDVLHAMNIETLEKEDFEADDILATLSVQGAEQGFRVLVVSGDRDTIQLVNDNVTLLYPSRQGVTDLTRYDRDKVFERYGIEPHQYPEVAALVGETSDNLPGIPKVGEKTAVKWLNQFGSLDEILRRSDEIGGKVGESLREFQENAVRNRRLNRLLTDVELPVGPADFTRRPIDEQAVRDIFARLEFRTLLDRVFKLDGIVSEPGATASVTVDEKAVVVPVPSALLDEELEAWLARHIAAEPFGLALSVELLDGKPIGFGLASSEAALFLPWIPDSRDYLPFENWLASDSPKLLHGAKTQLKAMITAGLTVAGITFDTSVAAWLLKSDGTAPSLSELVDRELGETLPTPDPNQLVPADESVVGPAIEAWFVGRVARSLNDRLEEGSRSVLVDIEMPVLAVLAQMELDGIAVSHAQLAELSGELSARASDLAAQAFVIIDKEINLGSPKQIQEVLFEQLGMPKTRATKTGYSTDAVSLADLQASSPHPFLDLLLSHRDATKLNQIVETLDKSIAADRRIHTTYVQTGSSTGRISSTDPNLQNIPVRTEEGRRIRKAFMVGESYETLLTTDYSQIEMRIMAHLSEDEGLIAAFQSGEDLHRFVGARIFGVEPADVTPAMRSKVKAMSYGLAYGLSAFGLSKQLRIPRDEAKQLMSDYFERFGAVRDYLRNVVVQAREDGYTETIFGRRRMFPDLASANRVLRDNAERQALNAPIQGTAADILKIAMVNISADLAERELQSRMLLQVHDELVFDVYPGEWDALADVVTTRMSTAAELKVPLDVQLGRGQNWNEAAH; from the coding sequence GTGCCGGATACCGAACAGCCCACCCTTCTCATCGTCGACGGTCACTCGCTCGCGTTTCGCGCGTTCTACGCCCTGCCTGTCGACAGCTTCCAGACCAGAGACGGTCAGCACACGAACGCCATCCACGGCTTCGTGTCGATGCTCCTCAACCTTCTGAAGAACGAGAAGCCCACCCACGTTGCCGTGGCATTCGACATCTCCAGGTTCTCGTTCCGCACCCGCGAATACCCCGAATACAAGGGCACCCGGGGCGAGACGCCCCCGGAATTCATGGGCCAGGTACCCCTGCTCAAAGACGTCCTGCACGCGATGAACATCGAAACCCTCGAAAAAGAGGACTTCGAGGCCGACGACATTCTCGCGACGCTATCTGTGCAGGGTGCCGAGCAGGGCTTCCGCGTTCTCGTGGTCTCCGGTGATCGCGACACCATCCAGCTGGTGAACGACAACGTCACTCTGCTGTACCCGTCGAGGCAGGGAGTCACCGATCTCACCCGCTATGACCGCGACAAGGTCTTCGAGCGGTACGGCATCGAACCACACCAGTACCCCGAAGTGGCGGCGCTGGTCGGCGAGACGAGCGACAACCTGCCGGGCATCCCCAAGGTCGGCGAGAAGACCGCGGTGAAGTGGCTGAACCAGTTCGGCAGCCTCGATGAGATCCTGCGGCGCTCTGACGAGATCGGCGGCAAGGTCGGCGAGAGCCTCCGCGAATTCCAGGAGAATGCCGTGCGCAACCGCCGCCTCAACCGGCTGCTCACTGACGTGGAACTGCCCGTCGGGCCGGCCGATTTCACCCGGCGACCCATCGACGAGCAGGCCGTGCGCGACATCTTCGCCCGGCTCGAATTCAGAACGCTGCTCGACCGGGTATTCAAGCTCGACGGCATCGTTTCGGAGCCGGGGGCAACAGCGTCCGTCACTGTCGACGAGAAGGCCGTCGTCGTCCCTGTCCCGTCTGCGCTGCTCGACGAAGAGCTCGAGGCATGGCTTGCACGGCACATCGCGGCCGAGCCGTTCGGGCTCGCACTGAGCGTGGAACTGCTCGACGGCAAGCCGATCGGGTTCGGGCTCGCGTCGTCTGAGGCGGCACTCTTTCTGCCATGGATTCCCGACAGTCGTGACTACCTGCCCTTCGAGAACTGGCTGGCGAGCGATTCGCCCAAACTCCTGCACGGGGCGAAGACACAGCTGAAGGCCATGATCACGGCGGGGCTGACGGTCGCCGGCATCACCTTCGACACGTCTGTGGCCGCGTGGCTGCTGAAGTCCGACGGCACTGCGCCGTCACTTTCAGAGCTGGTGGATCGCGAGCTCGGCGAGACGCTGCCCACCCCCGACCCGAACCAGCTCGTGCCCGCTGACGAATCCGTGGTCGGCCCGGCAATCGAGGCCTGGTTCGTCGGCCGTGTCGCACGCTCATTGAACGACCGACTCGAAGAGGGTTCGCGTTCTGTGCTCGTCGACATCGAGATGCCGGTGCTCGCCGTGCTCGCCCAGATGGAGCTCGACGGCATTGCGGTCAGCCATGCCCAATTGGCCGAGCTCTCTGGCGAACTCTCGGCCCGGGCATCCGACCTCGCGGCCCAGGCGTTCGTGATCATCGACAAGGAGATCAACCTCGGTTCGCCCAAGCAGATCCAGGAGGTGCTCTTCGAGCAGCTCGGTATGCCCAAGACCCGGGCGACGAAGACCGGGTACTCCACCGACGCAGTGTCGCTGGCCGACCTGCAGGCGAGTTCGCCGCATCCGTTCCTCGACCTGCTGCTCTCACACCGCGACGCCACGAAACTGAACCAGATCGTCGAGACGCTCGACAAGTCCATCGCCGCCGATCGCCGCATCCACACCACCTACGTGCAGACCGGTTCGAGTACGGGGCGCATCTCCTCCACAGACCCCAACCTGCAGAACATTCCCGTTCGTACCGAAGAGGGCCGTCGCATCCGTAAGGCCTTCATGGTCGGCGAATCGTACGAGACGCTTCTCACCACCGACTACTCGCAGATCGAGATGCGCATCATGGCGCACCTCTCCGAAGACGAGGGGCTCATTGCCGCCTTCCAATCGGGTGAAGACCTGCACCGTTTTGTTGGCGCGCGCATCTTCGGCGTCGAGCCGGCAGATGTGACGCCGGCCATGCGCTCGAAGGTGAAGGCGATGTCGTACGGCCTCGCCTACGGCCTGTCGGCGTTCGGACTGTCGAAGCAGCTGCGCATTCCGCGCGACGAGGCCAAGCAGCTCATGAGCGACTACTTCGAGCGCTTCGGTGCTGTGCGTGACTACCTCCGCAACGTCGTCGTGCAGGCGCGCGAAGACGGCTACACCGAGACGATCTTCGGCCGGCGCCGCATGTTCCCCGACCTCGCCAGCGCCAACCGGGTGTTGCGCGACAATGCCGAACGCCAGGCGTTGAACGCACCCATCCAGGGCACGGCCGCCGACATTCTGAAGATCGCCATGGTGAACATCTCGGCAGACCTCGCCGAGCGCGAACTGCAGTCACGCATGCTTCTGCAGGTGCACGACGAGCTTGTCTTCGACGTGTATCCCGGCGAATGGGATGCCCTGGCCGACGTCGTCACGACCCGCATGTCGACCGCAGCCGAACTCAAGGTGCCGCTCGATGTGCAGCTCGGCCGCGGCCAGAACTGGAACGAGGCCGCGCACTAG
- a CDS encoding PaaI family thioesterase, whose protein sequence is MGITFFELTPERSVATMPVEGNTQPFGVVHGGAYVVLAESLGSFAANIFAGEGRVAMGIEVNASHTGSASSGIVTGVCTAIKLGRTLVVHEIAISDEAGRRLSTVRITNFIKDL, encoded by the coding sequence ATGGGTATCACATTCTTCGAGCTGACACCCGAGCGCTCGGTTGCGACCATGCCCGTCGAAGGCAACACCCAGCCATTCGGTGTCGTGCACGGCGGCGCCTATGTCGTGCTTGCCGAAAGCCTGGGCAGTTTCGCTGCGAACATCTTCGCCGGTGAGGGCCGCGTAGCCATGGGCATCGAAGTCAATGCGAGCCACACGGGTTCAGCATCCAGTGGCATCGTCACCGGAGTGTGCACAGCCATCAAGCTCGGGCGGACCCTCGTCGTTCACGAGATCGCCATTTCCGACGAGGCCGGCCGGCGGCTCTCGACGGTGCGCATCACCAACTTCATCAAGGACCTGTAA
- a CDS encoding ANTAR domain-containing response regulator, whose product MTDHDTPTTAPRRVVVAEDESLIRLDIVEILRDNGFEVVGEAGDGETAVALATELRPDLVIMDVKMPLLDGISAAERLSKGHIAPVVLLTAFSQKELVERATEAGALAYVVKPFTPNDLLPAIEIALSRYAQIITLEAEVADLVERFETRKLVDRAKGLLNEKMGLTEPEAFRWIQKASMDRRLTMHDVAQAIIEQLSVKK is encoded by the coding sequence GTGACTGACCACGATACGCCCACGACTGCACCCCGCCGTGTAGTTGTCGCTGAAGATGAATCCCTGATCCGCCTCGACATCGTCGAGATCCTTCGCGACAACGGGTTCGAGGTGGTGGGTGAGGCTGGCGACGGCGAGACCGCGGTGGCGCTTGCGACCGAACTCCGGCCCGACCTGGTCATCATGGACGTCAAGATGCCACTGCTCGACGGCATCTCCGCTGCAGAGCGCCTTTCGAAGGGCCACATCGCTCCCGTCGTGCTGCTCACGGCCTTCAGCCAGAAGGAGCTCGTCGAACGCGCCACCGAGGCCGGCGCACTTGCCTACGTGGTCAAGCCCTTCACCCCGAATGACCTGCTGCCCGCGATCGAGATTGCTCTCTCGCGCTATGCCCAGATCATCACGCTCGAGGCAGAGGTTGCCGACCTCGTCGAGCGGTTCGAGACCCGCAAGCTGGTCGACCGCGCCAAGGGGCTCCTGAACGAGAAGATGGGGCTCACCGAACCTGAGGCGTTCCGATGGATCCAGAAGGCATCGATGGATCGTCGTCTCACCATGCACGACGTCGCGCAGGCGATCATCGAGCAGCTCTCCGTCAAGAAGTAG